One Leptospirillum ferriphilum genomic window, CTACAATCCCCTCAATTTCTGTAATAACTGCTTGTTCCTTCGGTTTTCTTGCTTCAAATAGCTCGGCAACACGCGGGAGACCACCCGTAATATCTTTCGTCTTTGTAGACTCCCTTGGAATTTTTGCTATGACATCACCGGTAGATACATTTTCTTTTTCTTCAACAAGAATATGTGCACCAATCGGAAGGGGGTATTCTTTCCGATTTTTTGTTCCAGCTTCTCGAATCTCTATTCTGGGACGCATGTTTTGTTTTGCATTGTCTATAATAACCCGACTCTTTAATCCAGATGCCTCATCTATTTCTTCCCTCATGGTCACCCGGTCCTGGATATCACGGAATACAACCTGACCACTGGCTTCTGTCAGAATTGGAGTAGAGAAAGGATCCCACTCTACCAATTTTGAGCCTATAGACACTTCCTTTCCATCCTCAACGAGTACGCGCGCTCCATATACAATTGAATATCGTTCTTTTTCTCTGCCGTCCAAGCCCACAATAACCAACTTGCCATTTTTTGACATGGCAATATTTGCACCTTCTTTGTTACGAACAGTGGTGAGATTGTCGTACCGGACTTTTCCGTCTCTCTTAGCCTCGTGAATAGACTGTTTGGCTACCTGAGCGGTTCCACCAATATGAAACGTTCTCATTGTCAGCTGAGTTCCTGGCTCACCAATAGATTGAGCGGCAATAATTCCAATAGCCTCTCCAAGCTCTACTCTCTTCCCAGAACTCAAGTCCCGTCCATAACAGGCTGCACAAACACCGCGTCGAGTCTGGCACGTTAAAACAGATCGAATTTTAATGAGATCAAGTCCAGATTCTTTGATGCGCTCGATTTTTTCCTCATTAATTTCCTCACCTGCTCCGACAACAACCTCTGTAATGCGCTCCTGGCCTTTCAGGACAGTAACAAAAATATCTTCTGCTGCAACTCTTCCGAGAATACGCTCTTCCAGAGGCTCAATTGTTTCCCCTCCTTCGACCAATGCTGTCACTTCAATGCCGTTTAAAGTTCCGCAGTCTTCTTCCGTAATGATGACATCTTGGGCGACATCAACGAGCCTACGGGTTAGGTAACCCGAGTTCGCAGTTTTAAGAGCTGTATCAGCAAGACCTTTTCGTGCTCCATGGGTAGAAATAAAATACTGGAGCACATTCAGTCCTTCACGAAAGTTCGCCGTGATTGGAGTTTCAATAATTTCTCCGGAAGGCTTGGCCATCAAACCACGCATCCCACCCAATTGCCGAATTTGCTGTGCCGATCCTCTCGCTCCAGAATCCGCCATCATATAGATGGAATTAAATCGAACCGGTGTTTCCCCTTCACTGACTGCAGTACCATTTTGTACTGCTAATTCTTCAGCTTTTAACTCTTTCATCATTTCATCAGCCACAAGCTCAGTGACTTGGGCCCACTTATCGATTACTTTGTTATAACGTTCGCCAGCAGTAATCAAACCTTCATTGTATTGATTTTCAATTTCAAGAACTTCGAGATTGGCTTTTTCAATGGCTTCCGACTTGTTCTTAGGAATTCTCATATCTCCAATTGCGATTGAGATACCTGATCGAGTGGCAAACTCAAAACCAATCTGCTTAATTCTGTCCAGAAATCCTACCGTCTCCTGTCTCCCTGATTTCCGGAAACATTGATCGATAAGGTTTGTCAGAACTTTTTTTGTCAACTCCTTGTTTACTTCCTCAAACCTGATCCCGGTCGGGAGAATGCTGGAAAAGAGAATTCTTCCGACTGTTGTCTCATGCGTTTTGACCTGCCCGGATGCATCTGTCATACGGACCCGAATTCTCGCATGGGGCTCAACGACACCTGCATCATAGGCAATCCGAACTTCTTCGGCCGAACTGAATGAAAAACCTTCTCCCTTAGAACCCTTCCGTTCCTTGCTAAGGTAGTAACATCCAAGAACCATATCCTGCGTAGGCACCATAATTGGCTTACCGTTGGCCGGAGACAAAATGTTATTGATGCTCATCATCAATACTCTGGCCTCCAACTGGGCTTCAACCGACAACGGAACATGAACCGCCATTTGGTCGCCGTCAAAATCAGCGTTAAATGCTGCGCAAACAAGGGGATGCAAACGAATCGCTTTTCCTTCGACAAGAACAGGGTCAAAAGCTTGAATGCCGAGACGATGAAGTGTCGGCGCCCTGTTCAGAAGTACAGGATGCTCCTGGATGACTTCATCCAGAATATCCCATACAACTGGATCTTCTTTCTCAACCTTTTTCTTTGCAGTCTTAATATTGCTTACCAGAGCTCGCGCCTCAAGCTTTTGAAAAATAAATGGCTTAAATAGCTCAAGCGCCATTTTTTTGGGCAAACCGCATTGATTCAGCTTAAGTTCCGGTCCTATCACGATCACACTTCTACCTGAATAATCAACACGTTTTCCCAAAAGATTTTGTCGAAAGCGCCCTTGCTTGCCCTTAAGCATATCGGATAGAGATTTTAATGGTCTTCGATTCGCTCCCCTAATCACCCTGCCTCTGCGGCCATTATCAAACAAGGCATCGACCGCTTCCTGCAGCATGCGAATTTCATTATGAATAATAAGTTGGGGAGTTGGGGAAGAAACATCAAGCAACCGTTTCAATCGATTGTTCCGATTGATGACCCGACGATAGAGATCATTAAGGTCTGAAGTCGCAAAACGTCCACCATCCAAAGGCACTAGTGGTCTAAGGTCTGGTGGAAGGACAGGGATGACATCCAGTATCATCCATTCGGGACGGTTTCCAGATTTTCGGAAAGCCTCAACAATTTTGAGTCTTTTGGATATTTTTTTCTTGCTTGCCGAACTGACAGCCGGATCGAGCATTAATGCGTGCATTTCAGTAGCAAGTTCTTGTAGATTTAAGTTCTTGAGAAGTGTCCTGATCGCCTCAGCGCCAATTTCACCCTTCATGTTTGACCGTGGAAAATCCCTCTTGTATCTCTCAAATTCTTCCTTTGAAATCGGCCGATGTCGTTTAAAGTCAAGTTCCAAGTCCTCGCGCATTTTATCAAAATGAGAACCAGTCTTATGCAAATTTGTTAAGAGGTCCTCTTCCACAACAACGAGGATGATGTCTGTTTTGAGAGAAACATCTGAAAGTTTTGTTCCTCCCCGATGAAGCAGATCTCCTGTATCTTTTGAATAAACATCTAGTGAAAGCGGGTTCCGGAACTTAATCTTTATTCCGTCTTGTGATTCGGTACCGATTGTCGCATTTTCTTTCGATTTACTTTTCTTTGTTTTTCCTTTTTCTTCATTTGAAGCTAATAAAGTTGCCCATTCTTCGAATTGCCCGACTTCTCTCTCAACAACAGCAACAATTGGAAGAGTTTCATTGTCCTTAAAAAAATCCTCTGTCACAGGATCCGTTAACTTCACCGTTTCTCCTTTGACAGGAGAAACCTTATATACAGACTTGGCGTTCTTTTGGAGAAGAGAACGCATTTGACTGTTTTTTGCTTGATCGATCTGCTCCAGAATATCTCCCAAATCCGTGATAACATAGGATTCAAAATAAAGGATTTGGTCTAGATCCTTAATTGTCATATCAAGAAGATTTCCGATTCTCGAGGGAAGGCCTTTCAAAAACCAGATGTGTGCTACGGGTGCAGCCAATTCAATGTGGCCCATTCGTTCCCGTCTGACCTTGCTTTGAATGACCTCAACCCCACACTTATCACATATAACTCCGCGATGCTTCATCCTCTTATATTTTCCACAATTACATTCCCAGTCTTTTACGGGACCAAAAATTTTTGCACAGAACAGCCCGTCTCTTTCTGGTTTAAAAGAACGATAATTAATCGTTTCAGGCTTTTTGACTTCACCAAATGACCACGACCGAATTTTTTCAGACGATGCCAACATGATTTTTAAGGCAGAAAAAGACATCACCTCTGAATCAATCCTTAACGGATGGGCATGACGATGATGTCCTCCTCCAAAAGTGTCTTCCTCATGTGTATTTGCGTCCGCGGAAACAGGCAAAAAATCTGCTTCCATTCCGGAAGTGGCAACTTGATTTAATTCATCTTTAAAGTTTTCATTTGACATCTTATTTCTCCTTTGTCTTCAGGAGCTCAATATCCAAAGCCAGACTCTGTAGCTCTTTAATCAAAACATTAAAGGATTCGGGAAGTCCTGGTTCGAGATAGTTTTCTCCTCGAACAATAGCCTCATACATACGACTTCGCCCAGAAACATCGTCGGACTTGACTGTGAGGAATTCCTGCAGAGTCGAGGCGGCACCATAAGCCTGGAGTGCCCAAACTTCCATTTCTCCAAGTCTTTGTCCACCAAACTGGGCTTTTCCTCCCAAAGGTTGCTGTGTTACAAGTGAGTATGGTCCGATGGAACGCGCATGTATCTTGTCATCAACAAGGTGATGGAGTTTAAGCATATACATCACCCCTACCGTTACAGGACGCTCAAATGCTTCACCTGTTTTCCCATCATAAAGAACCGTCTGCCCAGATTCAGGTAATTGGGCTTTTTTCAATTGTTCCTTAATTTCCGCCTCTGAAGCACCATCAAATACAGGCGTGGCAAAATGAACGTCAAGCATCTTTCCCGCCCACCCCAAATGAGTCTCCAGAATCTGGCCCACATTCATACGGGAAGGAACACCAAGAGGGTTCAAAACAATATCGACAGGGGTGCCATCTGGAAGAAATGGCATATCTTCCGTCGGCAAGATCCTTGAAACAACACCCTTATTTCCATGCCGGCCTGCCATCTTGTCTCCGACAGAAAGCTTCCGCTTCATCGCAATATAGACTTTTACAAGCTTCAATACCCCAGGAGGAAGCTCGTCACCGCGCTTTAAACGTCCAATTCTTTCATCGTGACGCAACTGTATTGCTTCAATCTTTTCCTTTGTCTCTCTTTCAATCGATAGAAGCTCATCCTGTTCCTTCGGATCAGATAAGGTAATGATTGACAGGTCTGATAACTTCTCGAGGATCTCTTGTGTCAAACGCCTTTTTTTCTTGAGAAGAACATCACCTGTTTCAGAATCAAGAATGTCCTCTTTAATGACTTTCCCGATAAGAAACTTCCGGATTTTTTGATTTTTAGTGCTTTCAAGTTCTCTTAAGTCATCTTGATAGCTTTTGGTCAATACAGTGACATCCTGATTGGACATTGGGGCCGGAAACTCTTCTTTTTCCACCCCTTTCCGGGAAAGAATCCTGACATCAACAACGATACCTTCGATTCCAGCTGGGACAGTCAGGGATGCATCTTTCCAGTTTGCCGATTTATCCCCAAATATTGCTCGGAGCAAACGCTCTTCAGGTGTCAATTGAGTCTCTGCCTTAGGAGTAACCTTTCCTACCAGAATATCACCAGGCTTGACTTCGGCTCCGATTCGAATGATTCCGCTTTCATCCAGATTCCTTAGAGCTTCTTCTGACAGATTTGGGATATCGCGTGTGATTTCTTCCTTGCCTTGCTTTGTTTCTCTTGCTTCAAGTTCAAACTCTTCAATATGGATGGAAGTAAACATGTCATCTTTAATCAGACGCTCACTGACAAGAATCGCATCTTCGAAGTTATATCCACCCCATGGCATAAATGCGACCAAAACGTTCTGTCCCATTGCCAAGTCACCACGATCCGTTGAAGGACCGTCGGCAATCACATCCCCTTTCTTAACTTTTGTGCCAACAGCCAGTAACGCTTTCTGGTTCAAGCAAGTATTCTGATTAGAGCGTTGGAATTTAATGAGATTATATTCCGTTGGCTTATCATGACCTTGATATCGTATAGCGATCCGGGTTCCATCAACATTAGTAACCTGCCCATCATCTTCTGCATAAATCACATACCCGGAATCGCGAGCCACGATTCTCTCCATACCGGTTCCAACCACAGGAGCACTGGCCCTCAGCAAAGGAACTGCCTGCCTTTGCATATTTGATCCCATTAATGCCCGGTTCGCGTCATTATGTTCAAGA contains:
- the rpoC gene encoding DNA-directed RNA polymerase subunit beta' gives rise to the protein MSFSALKIMLASSEKIRSWSFGEVKKPETINYRSFKPERDGLFCAKIFGPVKDWECNCGKYKRMKHRGVICDKCGVEVIQSKVRRERMGHIELAAPVAHIWFLKGLPSRIGNLLDMTIKDLDQILYFESYVITDLGDILEQIDQAKNSQMRSLLQKNAKSVYKVSPVKGETVKLTDPVTEDFFKDNETLPIVAVVEREVGQFEEWATLLASNEEKGKTKKSKSKENATIGTESQDGIKIKFRNPLSLDVYSKDTGDLLHRGGTKLSDVSLKTDIILVVVEEDLLTNLHKTGSHFDKMREDLELDFKRHRPISKEEFERYKRDFPRSNMKGEIGAEAIRTLLKNLNLQELATEMHALMLDPAVSSASKKKISKRLKIVEAFRKSGNRPEWMILDVIPVLPPDLRPLVPLDGGRFATSDLNDLYRRVINRNNRLKRLLDVSSPTPQLIIHNEIRMLQEAVDALFDNGRRGRVIRGANRRPLKSLSDMLKGKQGRFRQNLLGKRVDYSGRSVIVIGPELKLNQCGLPKKMALELFKPFIFQKLEARALVSNIKTAKKKVEKEDPVVWDILDEVIQEHPVLLNRAPTLHRLGIQAFDPVLVEGKAIRLHPLVCAAFNADFDGDQMAVHVPLSVEAQLEARVLMMSINNILSPANGKPIMVPTQDMVLGCYYLSKERKGSKGEGFSFSSAEEVRIAYDAGVVEPHARIRVRMTDASGQVKTHETTVGRILFSSILPTGIRFEEVNKELTKKVLTNLIDQCFRKSGRQETVGFLDRIKQIGFEFATRSGISIAIGDMRIPKNKSEAIEKANLEVLEIENQYNEGLITAGERYNKVIDKWAQVTELVADEMMKELKAEELAVQNGTAVSEGETPVRFNSIYMMADSGARGSAQQIRQLGGMRGLMAKPSGEIIETPITANFREGLNVLQYFISTHGARKGLADTALKTANSGYLTRRLVDVAQDVIITEEDCGTLNGIEVTALVEGGETIEPLEERILGRVAAEDIFVTVLKGQERITEVVVGAGEEINEEKIERIKESGLDLIKIRSVLTCQTRRGVCAACYGRDLSSGKRVELGEAIGIIAAQSIGEPGTQLTMRTFHIGGTAQVAKQSIHEAKRDGKVRYDNLTTVRNKEGANIAMSKNGKLVIVGLDGREKERYSIVYGARVLVEDGKEVSIGSKLVEWDPFSTPILTEASGQVVFRDIQDRVTMREEIDEASGLKSRVIIDNAKQNMRPRIEIREAGTKNRKEYPLPIGAHILVEEKENVSTGDVIAKIPRESTKTKDITGGLPRVAELFEARKPKEQAVITEIEGIVEFKDGRQGRSNRVILVKNEQGEEKEYTIPKGKHVSVHENDWVEAGEPLMDGSVNPHDILNVLGPQDLMTYLVNEVQEVYRLQGVSINDKHIEVIVRQMLRKVRIDDPGDTDFLVGSQVDRGIFEEVNDQIVQLGKLPAKGGSMLLGITKAALSTESFISAASFQETTRVLTEAAINGKTDALVGLKENVIVGRLIPAGTGFPKFRMTAVGEVDPDMQKEFSESGS